A portion of the candidate division KSB1 bacterium genome contains these proteins:
- a CDS encoding SDR family NAD(P)-dependent oxidoreductase, translated as MSIKNNKNEVAIIGIACWYPGARNPLELWENILARRRQFRRMPDCRLPLSDYFDPDPKVPDKTYGDQAAVIDGYEYDWVGNRIPKSTYEVTDIVHWLAVDVAMEAMRDAGYDKTTLPKERTGVLLGNTLTGEFTRSNSFRMRWPYVAKALRKTASALNLSPDFTRQFEQYLEECFKSPFPQVTEDTLAGGLSNTIAGRICNYLDLKGGGYTVDGACSSSLLAICRAADCLVHGDLDLAFAGGVDISIDTFEMIGFAKTGAITPDEMKVYDKNGKGFIPGEGCGFVVLKRLEDARADKNYVYAVIRGWGISSDGRGGITAPSSTGQSLALRRAYEKAGYHPRTVDFVEGHGTGTSVGDPIEVEGIMLADDSQIADQPIPERTKKKGLTSLKSIIGHTKAAAGIGGLIKATIAVNRRVLPPTAGITEPHPIFNEKAHHIYPIQFGEVRDPNSKLRAGVSAMGFGGINTHVTLESGDAPSPKLKSPLDERSLLASHQSTELFVLAAENVNQMIEQAQKLSSIARDISLAEMADLSADLAQKINPTHRFRAAMIASRPKELVDKLNQLTKMIAEGPLAPGETRVSPFKDIWIGNCLKNPRVAFLCSGQGAQQLNMGRMLVERHPWLRELVNQADAWVGEQNDRLLSEYIFRPTDQADAQQLAEWKRQLTETRIAQPAICLTSLLWSKKLARLGIEPSAVAGHSLGELTAFHLAGALNEKELLKLAALRGQAMSASSDQAGTMISLGCDVTAAQALASHVSGYWTIANINSPTQTVIAGEKIALQEILKQAKTKGIQAVELPVSNAFHSKFVHHSAQILREQAKLPEQYFSRGIQLYSGMTGDLVVDGIALRDHFAQQITNPVNFIALVKSIASVSDLVIEVGPGNILSNLTRAILEDSPLPCLPVESRSGADKDLNAILAAYFVYGGNIHWQALFEDRLIRTFILPSQRKFIVNPCERELRVPSLESKKVSLPMASPISFLGDLGIAPETLSQYLSQRGEFIKEIIQTDIKYFSKIPIEPSGEALALEQPTEQRESSASVEPAITEKTAVDLQSNLEHRIIELIAQKTGFPPETLTPDMYLLNDLNMESIKAGELIVNIAREYGVAGKVDPAKLAQSNIRQVASAIIAVKEGAAIDAGSVTPMQQLLANIEKSSGVKTWVRNFIMVPTPEPLTRQSEALLSGKKALILHEASDEQLAATIARSLEQHGSLAQRKTFFAEEGQLPSDFSIVIGILPRSSADEVSSERIMNSVARFHLLARIGLTQQPSDGPSARPLLMVIQFADGKFGLEKGPRTLEQAGALSFFASIHHERPNLNVRSIDFDDELPDEQIAQALIAELGSDAVFEVAGYDKNLNRYVPHPVLQNPYQYSKRNIEWDSTDVILVTGGARGITAQCAFEVARRTGAKMALIGSSSLPTSDSMSESQREIVATLDRYKQANLTCQYFACDITEEHQVTETLQAIEQQLGPITGVIFGAGMNRPQTVENVPLDAAQQEIAPKVIGTLNISRALDQKPPKLFVGLTSIIGVTGMPGNAWYAFSNEMMQLLLQRFQKDHPQTSTLAIAFSVWDEVGMGARMGSVHTLAAMGTSAIPVSEGIDRFVSLFFNDPNAQQVIVTARIGGLDNWRPQLPTPPVANNFLENVVLLFPGIEAVVKVHLNLDRHPYLIDHNYEGSYLFPAVFGLEAMAQTVALVTGRQQFKSVSLRHIQFDRPIIADPEHGTNILIHAIVEENDGEEQFEHVRVGISAEQSGFAYHHFSAEFQLPIDFELERKPVDCKRPTNGPLQINPQMDLYGRLLFQGPSFQRLRQFYALSTVYTECTARIRSLASDEAGQERYLLGDPYFRDSILQTGQVVAGRDKALPKSIERIEIYSVEPTEDEAIIIAELIERTDEHWLSNFTVTDKSGFMMERLRQCEFSILETLADEPTCEEMASPDPRDHQLLQKYITQSRQQLGLSFPTARIFNRPALHQLSRSERRKQIKPVLEEVVSDFIGKKSPGSGSAYRIKWSPDGKPRVELDLNLPVHLSISHDNRFCLASVAQTQVGCDVMEIDEKATEDWKALLGPTHEALFAQLINQEHPKYAGSRLWAAKEALFKAANGDNIELSFIKSIDKFALFSGKSNGSEFQVVTFPVFFTLGRERMLAFAWQKSSAPEGQPQTDNDPNVNLNLFKPNSGKQREELLREFGYDPQTFMMDADIDEETMSLIIRWPLTLREAANLSRGIYFSTYGEWLGMVRELGIQPINDKLLPQLATGKWGLVTNESEIEILGDWYPNDTIQVRLWIMPDDRMPDSSLQLYYDWQKVTPQSNYERLAFGYLRASFVEILGHGEVKVTQLPDYFQQFIQRMKRPAHSAKKLDKIPERLKNLALGKLLYQKPDGPVRGPLLHEKIFETSLLESNMVGNIYFSNYYKWQGTVRDNYFYQLLPAHYQQTYVNADLRCLRTRIDHLRDTMPFAKIVVRMYLNRLQENGCELGFEYYQQLPNGQEIKLAYGTHQAAWIDHSDPLAPKAIPFPEPILKALVAACEKY; from the coding sequence GTGAGTATCAAAAATAATAAGAATGAAGTTGCCATTATTGGCATTGCATGTTGGTATCCAGGCGCAAGAAATCCGCTTGAATTATGGGAAAACATCCTTGCGCGTCGTCGTCAATTTCGACGTATGCCAGACTGCCGATTGCCGCTTTCCGATTATTTCGATCCGGATCCAAAAGTTCCAGATAAGACCTATGGTGATCAAGCGGCGGTGATTGATGGATATGAATACGATTGGGTTGGCAATCGCATCCCAAAATCGACCTATGAAGTGACCGATATTGTTCATTGGTTGGCAGTGGATGTCGCCATGGAAGCAATGCGAGATGCTGGTTACGATAAGACAACACTGCCGAAGGAACGGACAGGGGTTCTTTTAGGCAACACGCTCACTGGTGAATTCACCCGATCCAATAGTTTTCGGATGCGCTGGCCTTATGTGGCCAAAGCGCTACGCAAAACCGCCTCGGCCTTGAATCTATCTCCCGATTTTACTCGACAATTCGAGCAATATTTGGAAGAATGCTTCAAATCTCCCTTTCCTCAAGTCACCGAAGATACACTGGCAGGAGGGCTCTCCAATACAATCGCTGGTAGGATTTGCAATTACCTCGATCTGAAAGGCGGGGGCTATACCGTAGATGGCGCGTGTTCGTCGTCCTTGTTAGCCATCTGTCGCGCTGCCGATTGCTTGGTACATGGCGATCTGGACCTTGCCTTTGCTGGTGGAGTCGACATCAGCATTGACACTTTTGAGATGATAGGTTTTGCTAAAACTGGGGCAATCACCCCTGATGAAATGAAGGTGTACGATAAAAATGGAAAAGGATTCATTCCTGGAGAGGGCTGTGGATTTGTTGTGCTCAAACGGCTTGAAGATGCTCGCGCAGATAAAAATTACGTCTATGCGGTGATCAGAGGCTGGGGCATCTCCTCTGATGGAAGAGGGGGGATCACTGCGCCCTCAAGCACTGGCCAGAGCCTGGCGCTGAGACGGGCGTACGAAAAGGCGGGTTATCATCCCAGAACCGTGGATTTTGTTGAAGGACATGGCACTGGGACATCGGTCGGCGATCCCATCGAAGTCGAAGGAATCATGTTAGCAGATGATAGCCAAATCGCCGACCAGCCGATACCAGAACGGACTAAGAAGAAAGGTTTGACTTCGCTTAAGTCCATCATCGGGCATACCAAAGCGGCTGCTGGCATTGGAGGGCTCATCAAGGCGACGATCGCTGTGAACCGCCGGGTGCTTCCGCCCACTGCTGGAATCACCGAACCGCATCCCATTTTTAATGAAAAGGCACATCATATTTATCCGATCCAATTTGGCGAGGTTCGAGATCCCAATTCCAAGTTGCGCGCAGGAGTTTCAGCGATGGGATTCGGTGGGATCAATACCCATGTGACACTGGAATCTGGCGATGCACCCAGCCCAAAATTGAAGTCGCCACTGGATGAACGCTCGTTGCTGGCTTCCCATCAGAGTACCGAGCTTTTCGTGCTCGCCGCTGAAAATGTCAACCAGATGATCGAACAAGCGCAAAAATTATCCAGTATCGCAAGGGATATTAGTTTAGCAGAGATGGCAGATCTCTCTGCGGATTTAGCCCAGAAGATCAATCCAACTCACAGATTTCGGGCAGCGATGATTGCCTCCCGGCCCAAAGAGCTGGTGGATAAATTGAACCAATTAACAAAAATGATCGCGGAAGGCCCTCTTGCCCCAGGCGAAACGAGAGTCAGCCCATTTAAGGACATCTGGATTGGGAATTGTTTAAAAAATCCACGGGTGGCATTTCTATGTTCGGGGCAAGGCGCGCAACAACTGAACATGGGTCGAATGTTGGTAGAGCGACATCCTTGGCTACGGGAGCTTGTGAATCAGGCCGATGCTTGGGTGGGAGAACAAAACGACCGCTTATTGAGCGAATATATCTTTCGCCCCACCGATCAGGCCGATGCCCAACAATTGGCCGAGTGGAAACGCCAACTAACCGAGACTCGCATTGCTCAGCCAGCAATTTGTCTGACGTCTTTGTTATGGAGCAAAAAGTTGGCACGGTTGGGAATCGAGCCATCAGCCGTTGCTGGTCATAGCTTGGGCGAGTTGACGGCATTCCACCTTGCTGGAGCTTTAAATGAGAAAGAGTTGCTAAAACTTGCAGCTTTGCGGGGTCAAGCGATGTCCGCATCCTCAGACCAAGCAGGGACCATGATCAGCCTCGGCTGCGACGTCACAGCGGCCCAAGCGTTGGCATCTCATGTCTCTGGCTATTGGACCATCGCCAATATAAATAGCCCAACCCAAACTGTCATCGCTGGTGAAAAAATTGCGCTCCAAGAGATCCTCAAACAGGCTAAAACGAAAGGCATCCAGGCAGTGGAATTGCCAGTTTCCAATGCCTTTCATTCAAAATTCGTCCATCATTCAGCACAAATTTTGAGAGAGCAAGCAAAACTCCCAGAGCAATATTTCAGCAGAGGAATTCAACTCTATTCTGGAATGACTGGGGATCTCGTTGTCGATGGGATCGCGCTGAGGGATCATTTTGCCCAACAAATCACCAATCCTGTCAATTTTATCGCGCTCGTAAAATCGATCGCATCTGTCAGCGATCTGGTTATCGAAGTTGGACCTGGGAATATTCTTTCTAATTTGACTCGAGCGATCCTCGAAGATAGCCCTTTGCCCTGCCTGCCGGTGGAATCGCGATCAGGAGCGGACAAAGACTTGAATGCCATTCTGGCCGCTTATTTTGTCTATGGCGGTAATATTCATTGGCAAGCATTGTTCGAAGATCGGCTGATTCGGACGTTCATCCTTCCCTCGCAGCGCAAATTTATTGTTAATCCTTGCGAGCGGGAACTACGGGTCCCCTCGCTGGAGAGCAAAAAAGTCTCGCTTCCAATGGCCTCGCCTATCTCATTCCTTGGGGACCTTGGAATTGCCCCAGAAACGCTCTCTCAATATCTATCCCAACGGGGAGAATTCATAAAAGAAATCATCCAGACGGATATTAAATATTTTTCTAAGATTCCGATTGAGCCATCGGGAGAGGCATTAGCGCTGGAACAACCAACTGAGCAGCGGGAATCATCCGCTTCTGTTGAGCCAGCCATTACTGAAAAAACAGCGGTAGATTTACAGAGCAATCTCGAGCATCGCATCATTGAACTGATCGCACAGAAAACTGGGTTCCCTCCAGAAACCCTGACCCCAGATATGTACTTGCTCAATGATCTTAATATGGAGTCCATTAAGGCGGGCGAGCTGATTGTGAATATAGCTCGTGAATACGGAGTCGCTGGCAAGGTCGATCCCGCAAAGCTGGCTCAGTCCAATATCAGGCAAGTCGCGAGCGCCATCATTGCCGTGAAGGAAGGCGCTGCTATCGATGCTGGTTCCGTGACACCGATGCAACAACTGCTTGCTAACATCGAAAAGTCCAGTGGGGTAAAAACCTGGGTTCGCAATTTCATCATGGTGCCGACACCAGAACCGCTTACGCGCCAGAGCGAGGCCCTTCTTTCTGGAAAGAAGGCCCTCATTCTTCATGAGGCAAGCGATGAACAACTGGCTGCTACCATCGCTCGATCGTTAGAGCAGCATGGCAGTTTGGCCCAAAGGAAAACCTTTTTTGCTGAAGAAGGTCAGCTTCCCAGCGACTTTTCGATCGTCATTGGGATATTACCCAGAAGCAGCGCTGATGAAGTATCATCCGAACGGATCATGAATAGTGTGGCTCGGTTTCATCTGCTTGCCAGAATTGGTTTGACGCAGCAACCATCAGATGGCCCATCAGCCCGGCCATTGCTGATGGTTATCCAATTCGCTGATGGTAAGTTTGGCCTGGAAAAAGGTCCTAGAACGTTAGAGCAAGCTGGGGCACTGTCGTTTTTCGCCAGTATTCACCATGAACGACCGAACCTGAACGTGCGCAGCATCGATTTTGATGATGAACTTCCTGATGAACAAATCGCACAGGCGCTTATCGCAGAATTGGGGAGTGATGCTGTTTTTGAAGTTGCTGGATACGATAAAAACTTAAATCGATATGTTCCTCATCCAGTGCTCCAGAATCCTTACCAGTATTCCAAGCGCAATATCGAATGGGACTCAACAGACGTGATTCTGGTGACCGGAGGCGCCCGAGGGATCACCGCCCAATGCGCCTTTGAGGTGGCTCGGCGGACCGGCGCGAAGATGGCACTCATCGGCAGCTCTTCGTTACCGACAAGCGATTCAATGAGCGAGAGCCAGCGAGAAATCGTGGCGACCCTAGATCGCTACAAGCAGGCCAATCTAACCTGCCAATATTTTGCCTGTGACATCACGGAGGAACACCAGGTAACTGAAACCTTACAGGCCATTGAACAACAATTAGGTCCTATCACTGGGGTGATCTTTGGAGCAGGGATGAATCGTCCGCAGACCGTTGAAAATGTCCCATTAGATGCGGCGCAACAGGAGATCGCTCCCAAGGTGATTGGGACGCTAAACATCAGCCGCGCATTGGATCAAAAGCCTCCGAAGTTGTTCGTTGGTTTAACATCGATCATCGGCGTCACTGGAATGCCTGGCAATGCCTGGTATGCCTTTTCCAATGAAATGATGCAATTGCTACTGCAGCGTTTTCAGAAAGATCATCCGCAGACCAGCACCCTGGCCATTGCTTTCAGCGTCTGGGATGAAGTCGGTATGGGAGCGCGGATGGGTAGTGTGCATACGCTCGCAGCTATGGGTACCTCTGCAATACCGGTCTCCGAGGGCATTGATCGATTTGTTTCGCTGTTCTTCAACGATCCTAATGCGCAGCAGGTGATTGTTACTGCTCGCATCGGAGGACTGGATAATTGGCGGCCGCAATTACCAACGCCTCCAGTGGCCAATAACTTCCTCGAAAATGTGGTCTTGCTATTTCCTGGAATCGAGGCGGTTGTGAAAGTTCATCTGAATCTGGATCGTCATCCTTATCTCATCGATCATAATTATGAGGGCAGTTACTTGTTCCCGGCTGTGTTTGGCTTAGAGGCAATGGCGCAAACCGTCGCCTTGGTAACAGGCAGGCAGCAATTTAAATCAGTCAGTCTCCGTCATATTCAATTCGATCGGCCCATTATCGCTGATCCGGAACATGGTACCAATATTTTGATCCATGCCATAGTGGAAGAAAATGACGGTGAGGAGCAGTTCGAGCACGTTCGCGTGGGAATTTCCGCGGAACAGAGCGGTTTCGCCTATCATCATTTCTCAGCCGAATTTCAGCTCCCCATCGATTTTGAGCTTGAGCGAAAACCGGTCGATTGCAAGCGCCCAACGAATGGGCCGTTGCAAATCAATCCCCAAATGGATCTTTATGGCCGCTTGCTGTTTCAGGGCCCTTCATTCCAGCGGTTACGCCAATTCTATGCATTGAGTACGGTCTATACTGAGTGTACCGCACGCATTAGATCTCTCGCAAGTGATGAGGCCGGCCAGGAGCGCTACCTTTTGGGCGATCCGTATTTTCGTGATTCGATTCTTCAAACCGGCCAAGTCGTGGCAGGTCGGGATAAAGCCCTGCCCAAAAGCATTGAGCGCATCGAGATCTATTCGGTCGAGCCCACGGAGGATGAGGCGATTATCATAGCGGAATTGATTGAGCGGACCGATGAGCACTGGCTGAGCAACTTCACAGTGACGGATAAATCTGGTTTTATGATGGAGCGGCTGCGACAGTGCGAATTCAGCATCCTGGAGACCCTGGCTGATGAGCCAACTTGTGAAGAGATGGCCAGTCCCGATCCAAGGGATCATCAGCTATTGCAAAAATATATTACTCAATCGAGGCAGCAGCTTGGGCTTAGTTTTCCTACCGCTCGCATCTTCAATCGACCAGCCTTGCATCAGTTGAGCCGATCCGAACGGCGAAAACAGATCAAACCCGTATTGGAAGAGGTCGTATCTGATTTCATCGGCAAAAAGAGCCCCGGCAGTGGATCTGCATATAGAATTAAATGGTCACCCGACGGTAAACCGAGGGTAGAGCTCGATCTCAACCTTCCAGTCCATCTGTCCATCTCTCATGACAATCGATTCTGTTTGGCATCAGTAGCCCAAACCCAAGTTGGATGCGATGTGATGGAGATTGATGAGAAAGCAACGGAAGATTGGAAAGCATTGCTTGGGCCAACGCATGAGGCGCTGTTTGCCCAATTGATCAATCAAGAGCACCCCAAATATGCGGGTAGCCGGCTCTGGGCAGCTAAAGAGGCGTTGTTCAAGGCAGCGAATGGAGATAATATCGAACTTTCATTCATCAAATCTATCGACAAATTTGCTCTGTTCAGTGGAAAATCCAATGGCAGCGAATTTCAAGTGGTCACCTTCCCAGTGTTTTTTACCCTCGGCCGCGAGCGAATGCTGGCGTTCGCCTGGCAAAAAAGTTCAGCGCCAGAAGGGCAGCCACAAACCGACAACGATCCAAACGTCAATCTCAACCTATTCAAACCCAATTCGGGTAAACAGCGAGAAGAACTGCTGCGAGAGTTCGGATATGACCCACAAACCTTCATGATGGACGCGGATATAGATGAAGAAACCATGAGCCTGATCATCCGCTGGCCGTTGACCCTTCGCGAGGCCGCCAATCTCTCTCGTGGAATTTACTTCTCGACCTATGGGGAGTGGCTGGGAATGGTTCGGGAACTTGGTATCCAGCCGATCAACGATAAATTATTGCCGCAATTGGCGACAGGGAAATGGGGACTGGTGACCAATGAGAGCGAAATCGAAATTCTAGGCGACTGGTACCCCAATGACACCATTCAGGTTCGGCTCTGGATCATGCCCGACGATCGGATGCCAGATTCATCCCTGCAACTTTATTACGATTGGCAGAAAGTCACCCCACAGTCAAATTATGAGCGACTGGCGTTTGGCTATTTGCGTGCATCGTTCGTTGAGATTCTGGGGCATGGTGAAGTTAAAGTGACCCAACTCCCAGATTATTTCCAGCAATTCATCCAGCGGATGAAACGGCCAGCGCACTCGGCAAAAAAATTGGATAAAATTCCCGAGCGGCTAAAAAACCTCGCTTTGGGAAAACTGCTCTATCAAAAGCCGGATGGACCAGTGCGCGGACCGCTGCTTCATGAAAAGATATTCGAGACATCGTTGCTGGAATCGAATATGGTGGGCAATATCTATTTTTCGAACTATTACAAATGGCAGGGAACCGTGCGAGATAATTATTTCTATCAGCTCCTTCCCGCGCATTATCAGCAGACCTATGTTAATGCCGATCTCCGTTGTCTGAGGACTCGGATCGATCATCTGCGAGATACCATGCCCTTTGCCAAAATCGTGGTGCGGATGTATCTGAATCGCCTCCAAGAGAACGGCTGCGAATTAGGATTCGAATATTACCAGCAACTCCCGAATGGTCAAGAGATCAAATTGGCCTATGGCACCCATCAGGCGGCGTGGATCGATCACTCCGATCCTTTAGCGCCCAAAGCAATTCCCTTCCCAGAGCCCATTTTGAAAGCTTTGGTTGCTGCCTGTGAGAAGTATTGA
- a CDS encoding outer membrane lipoprotein-sorting protein yields the protein MKKFLILICTILIAGLLQAQGSGDEILRAADLYRNSWESFIVLTRIKNFKNDKLEDSSDFEVMIKGSGKSLVRFLNSEQKGQYLLMVDDLMWLYMPNTRRPIRVTPLQRLAGNASNGDVARTNFSRDYQATILGEEQVADQACYKLLLTAKTSSATYPRAEYWVTKAESKPVKAELYLASGKLCKSVSYDEYELVHGKRLLRKMTLIDRLRNNSHTIMEYLEYEPKELPDKYFNKNYLTQLK from the coding sequence ATGAAAAAATTCCTGATTTTGATTTGCACAATTTTAATAGCAGGGCTGTTGCAGGCCCAGGGATCTGGAGATGAGATTCTTCGCGCTGCTGACCTTTATCGCAATAGCTGGGAGTCTTTCATTGTCCTTACCAGAATAAAAAATTTTAAAAACGACAAACTTGAGGACAGCTCTGATTTCGAAGTGATGATCAAAGGGAGCGGCAAAAGTCTGGTTCGATTTCTCAACTCAGAACAAAAAGGTCAATACCTATTAATGGTGGACGATCTGATGTGGCTTTACATGCCGAATACCCGTCGTCCAATCCGAGTGACGCCGCTCCAGCGATTGGCTGGCAATGCTTCGAACGGCGACGTAGCCCGAACGAATTTTTCGAGAGATTATCAAGCCACAATCCTTGGCGAGGAACAGGTCGCTGACCAGGCTTGCTATAAATTGTTGCTTACGGCGAAAACTTCCAGCGCCACCTATCCTCGGGCAGAATATTGGGTGACCAAGGCTGAATCGAAGCCCGTCAAAGCCGAACTCTATCTTGCCTCTGGCAAACTCTGTAAGTCCGTCAGCTACGACGAATATGAGCTCGTCCATGGGAAACGGCTGCTGCGAAAAATGACCTTGATCGATCGTTTGCGGAACAACAGCCATACCATCATGGAATATCTCGAATATGAGCCGAAAGAGCTACCAGACAAATATTTCAATAAAAATTATTTGACCCAATTAAAATAG
- a CDS encoding FtsX-like permease family protein translates to MKAKFFILALKNVTRNLRRTTITGLIMAFGVISLILAGGFMKYSFWGLGENAIRGQYGHLQMFNPQYLEEEEDKPLQFGIERSDSLIKLIQSIESVQFAMPRINFMGLLSNGEKSEAFIGEAIAPKEERQLSESRIRMDMGHHLDEQPSDLDEDEVILASGLAKALKANIGDYLTLMVTTTSGALNAVDVKLVGVFSTGVPELDARLLKVKLATAQNLLVTDRVTKIVVVLKATEITDLAAEQISKLLPDYKIKKWYELATFYQAVVKLYNTIFGFMGVLIFIVVLLASSNTMMMSIFERTKEIGTLMAIGTSGRRLLTNFLLEGLVIGVIASVTGLVLGFLLSFAINHAGIMMPPPPGSTFGYPLNVHYVLSIYLGSFIFMVITAIVSTLIPAAKAARMKIVDALGHI, encoded by the coding sequence ATGAAAGCAAAATTTTTCATCCTTGCATTAAAAAATGTCACACGCAATTTGCGTCGCACCACGATCACTGGCCTCATCATGGCGTTTGGAGTTATCTCGTTAATTCTGGCTGGGGGATTCATGAAATATTCGTTCTGGGGCTTAGGAGAAAACGCCATCAGAGGACAATACGGGCATCTTCAGATGTTTAATCCACAATATCTGGAAGAGGAGGAGGATAAGCCGCTGCAATTTGGGATCGAGCGATCGGACAGTTTGATCAAGCTTATTCAATCGATTGAATCGGTCCAGTTTGCCATGCCGCGCATCAATTTTATGGGGTTGCTCTCCAACGGTGAAAAATCCGAAGCGTTCATAGGGGAAGCAATAGCGCCGAAAGAGGAGCGCCAGCTTTCCGAATCGCGTATCCGCATGGACATGGGACATCATTTAGATGAGCAACCATCGGATTTGGACGAGGATGAAGTGATCTTGGCCTCGGGGCTGGCGAAAGCGCTCAAGGCGAATATCGGCGATTATCTGACCTTAATGGTGACCACTACCTCTGGAGCGCTCAATGCGGTAGATGTGAAACTGGTCGGCGTCTTCTCAACTGGCGTTCCAGAATTGGATGCTCGTCTGCTCAAAGTTAAACTGGCCACCGCGCAGAACCTGTTAGTGACCGATCGCGTGACCAAAATCGTGGTCGTGCTTAAAGCGACGGAGATAACCGATCTGGCTGCCGAACAAATTTCAAAATTGCTTCCAGATTATAAAATCAAAAAGTGGTACGAATTGGCCACATTTTATCAGGCAGTGGTCAAACTCTACAACACCATTTTTGGATTTATGGGCGTGCTGATTTTTATTGTTGTCCTATTAGCCTCATCCAATACCATGATGATGTCCATTTTCGAGCGGACAAAGGAGATCGGGACACTCATGGCGATCGGCACTTCAGGTCGGCGCTTGTTGACAAATTTCTTATTGGAAGGATTAGTCATCGGCGTCATCGCCTCGGTTACTGGGCTGGTGCTAGGATTTCTTTTGTCTTTCGCCATCAATCACGCTGGCATTATGATGCCACCACCACCGGGATCGACATTCGGCTATCCGCTCAATGTCCATTACGTCTTGAGCATTTATTTGGGAAGCTTCATATTCATGGTCATCACCGCCATAGTTTCAACGCTCATCCCGGCTGCCAAAGCCGCTAGAATGAAAATTGTCGATGCACTGGGGCATATTTGA
- a CDS encoding ABC transporter ATP-binding protein has product MTPLIELKNVSKIYTMGKNIQVLALKDITLDFTMGEFVAVSGPSGSGKTTLLNLIGLIDVPSQGTIYLDGKKISYNGLGQLHRLRLHNIGFIFQSFNLIPVLSAYENVEYPLLLTGLSGTERKKRVEQVLSEVGLSDLAHHKPRELSGGQCQRVAIARALVNKPKIVLADEPTANLDSNTAQDILKLMAKLNREENVTFIFSTHDPKIVQIARRIIQLRDGQIESIIQPENSSVTGTTDVSTPRTKTASASHHQRRGGRKKSSSSKK; this is encoded by the coding sequence ATGACTCCGCTGATTGAATTGAAAAACGTTTCGAAAATTTACACAATGGGGAAAAATATTCAGGTCTTGGCTTTGAAAGATATCACACTTGATTTCACTATGGGCGAATTTGTAGCGGTCTCTGGGCCATCGGGCAGCGGCAAAACGACGTTGCTGAATCTCATCGGGCTCATTGATGTACCAAGCCAGGGAACAATTTACCTTGATGGCAAAAAAATCAGCTATAACGGTTTGGGACAATTGCACCGACTGCGGCTTCATAATATTGGTTTCATTTTTCAATCCTTCAATTTAATCCCGGTATTGAGTGCCTATGAGAATGTGGAATATCCGCTTTTGCTTACGGGACTCTCTGGGACCGAACGGAAGAAACGTGTCGAACAGGTTTTGTCAGAGGTGGGATTGAGTGACCTGGCGCATCATAAGCCACGGGAGCTCTCTGGGGGCCAATGTCAACGGGTGGCAATCGCTCGAGCGCTTGTCAATAAACCAAAAATCGTGCTGGCTGATGAACCCACTGCAAACCTCGATTCCAATACCGCCCAAGATATTTTAAAATTGATGGCCAAATTAAATCGCGAGGAGAACGTTACGTTTATTTTCTCCACTCACGATCCCAAGATCGTTCAAATCGCCCGACGAATCATTCAGCTTCGCGATGGGCAAATAGAGAGCATCATCCAGCCCGAAAACTCTTCTGTCACCGGCACTACCGACGTCTCGACTCCGAGGACGAAAACCGCCTCGGCTTCTCACCATCAGCGCCGTGGGGGACGAAAAAAATCTTCCTCCAGTAAGAAATGA